A single Phragmites australis chromosome 4, lpPhrAust1.1, whole genome shotgun sequence DNA region contains:
- the LOC133914354 gene encoding nicotianamine synthase 2-like, translating into MEAQNHEVAALVQKIAGLHAAIAKLPSLSPSPDVDALFTDLVMACVPPSPVDVTKLGPEAQKMREELIRLCSDAEGQLEAHYSDMLAAFDNPLDHLGRFPYFSNYINLSKLEYDLLVRYVPGLAPSRVAFVGSGPLPFSSLVLAARHLPNTSFDNYDMCSPANDRARKLVRADKDLRERMSFHTADVANLRDELSKYDVVFLAALVGMAAEDKAKVVAHLGRHMADGAALVVRSAHGARGFLYPIVDPEDIRRGGFDVLAVYHPDDEVINSVIIARKLDARANRLQMNGRAHTSGPVPIVSPPCKCCNMEAHALQKREEMTTKELSV; encoded by the coding sequence ATGGAGGCCCAAAACCACGAGGTGGCTGCCTTGGTGCAAAAGATCGCCGGCCTCCACGCCGCCATCGCCAAGTTGCCGTCGCTGAGCCCGTCCCCCGACGTCGACGCGCTGTTCACCGACCTCGTCATGGCCTGCGTCCCGCCGAGCCCCGTTGACGTGACTAAGCTCGGCCCCGAGGCGCAGAAGATGCGGGAGGAGCTCATCCGCCTCTGCTCCGATGCCGAGGGGCAGCTCGAGGCGCACTACTCCGACATGCTCGCCGCCTTCGACAACCCGCTTGACCACCTCGGCCGCTTCCCTTACTTCAGCAACTACATCAACCTGAGCAAGCTGGAGTACGATCTCCTGGTCCGATACGTCCCGGGCCTCGCGCCATCCCGAGTCGCCTTCGTGGGGTCAGGCCCCTTGCCGTTCAGCTCGCTCGTGCTCGCCGCGCGCCACTTGCCGAACACGTCGTTCGACAACTACGACATGTGCAGCCCCGCCAACGACCGTGCGCGGAAGCTGGTCCGCGCGGACAAGGACTTGCGTGAGCGCATGTCCTTCCACACTGCCGACGTCGCCAACCTGAgggacgagctcagcaagtacGACGTGGTTTTCCTTGCCGCGCTCGTTGGCATGGCGGCCGAGGACAAGGCCAAGGTGGTCGCGCACCTTGGCAGGCACATGGCGGACGGAGCGGCCCTTGTTGTCCGGAGCGCGCATGGTGCTCGTGGGTTCCTGTACCCTATCGTTGATCCTGAGGACATCCGCCGTGGAGGGTTCGACGTGCTGGCCGTGTACCACCCGGACGACGAGGTGATCAACTCCGTCATCATCGCGCGTAAGCTGGACGCCCGCGCGAACAGACTTCAGATGAATGGGCGTGCTCACACTAGCGGCCCGGTGCCGATAGTGAGCCCGCCGTGCAAGTGCTGCAATATGGAGGCGCACGCGCTgcagaagagggaggagatgacGACGAAGGAACTGTCCGTTTGA
- the LOC133916249 gene encoding protein trichome birefringence-like 6 — MERQRSSSSSYHFLSPKSLLLLSFASSSLLFSFLVAFFALRHGRPFHLLPFSSASLGANASAAAIARAPVLGGSRGGAAVEAEEAVHGRWSGNSVAEGARPAVAGVLSGRGVGSVMEAKEAVTGGGNGETPSTGEVLEGQQIAEGGNYSLGGLDSNMEVKEVAPGGGDGDKLAKDSLLEKLNLAEGKNLSKEEVGSATETRLDAVNAFVSQEATASVEKLEGTSSARDVNFSMEASGPAMGAGGEFLEGGGVGGSGSSSAQGAYDTQQQGQRESSDHSAVKNSSGAAPVNSNRQDPHLIEEEAASKMDLARSNAVQCDIYDGSWVFDKSYPLYTSDSCPFIDEGFSCQANGRINQSYMKWRWQPKHCNIPRFDARRMLEMLRGKRLVFVGDSINRNQWESMMCLLRTAVSEPARIHETRGRKITKEKGDYNFKFLDYNCSVEYHVTHFLVHEGKARIGQKRTKTLRIDTIDRSSSRWRDAHVLVFNTAHWWSHHKTKAGVNYYQEGDHVHPHLDASTAFQRALTTWASWIDRYINPRRTQVFFRSSSPFHFSGGEWNSGGHCRESTLPLNDTRARPVPERNMILEQVVKQMKTPVTILNITNLSGLRIDGHPSVYGRKAVDLTASRVQDCSHWCLPGVPDTWNELLFYRLVSSQEKYVTS; from the exons ATGGAGAGGCAgaggagctcctcctcctcgtaccACTTCCTGAGCCCCAagagcctcctcctcctctccttcgcCTCCTCatccctcctcttctccttcctcgtcGCGTTCTTCGCCCTCCGCCACGGCCGCCCCTTCCacctcctccccttctcctctGCCTCCCTCGGCGCCAACGCCTCCGCCGCGGCCATTGCCCGGGCGCCGGTTCTTGGTGGTTCCAGGGGCGGCGCAGCAGTGGAGGCCGAAGAGGCGGTTCATGGGCGCTGGAGCGGGAATTCGGTGGCGGAGGGGGCCCGCCCCGCGGTTGCCGGAGTGCTGTCGGGTCGGGGCGTGGGCTCGGTTATGGAGGCGAAAGAAGCTGTTACTGGAGGAGGAAATGGTGAAACACCCTCGACTGGTGAGGTTTTGGAGGGGCAACAGATTGCGGAAGGTGGAAACTACTCTCTTGGAGGTCTGGATTCAAACATGGAGGTGAAAGAAGttgctcctggaggaggcgatGGCGACAAATTAGCGAAAGATTCTTTGTTGGAGAAGCTAAACTTAGCTGAAGGCAAGAATCTTAGCAAAGAAGAAGTTGGTTCGGCAACGGAGACACGGTTAGATGCTGTTAATGCTTTTGTTTCCCAAGAGGCAACTGCATCTGTGGAGAAATTGGAGGGAACAAGTTCTGCGCGTGATGTCAATTTCTCTATGGAAGCGTCTGGTCCTGCAATGGGGGCGGGAGGCGAATTCTTGGAAGGTGGCGGTGTGGGAGGAAGTGGCAGTTCCTCTGCACAAGGAGCTTATGATACTCAGCAACAGGGGCAAAGGGAAAGCTCAGATCATTCAGCGGTGAAGAATAGCTCAGGAGCAGCTCCTGTCAATTCAAATAGGCAGGACCCTCATCTGATTGAGGAAGAAGCCGCGAGCAAAATGGATTTGGCACGAAGCAATGCAGTACAGTGTGATATTTATGACGGGAGTTGGGTGTTCGACAAGAGCTATCCACTTTACACGAGCGATTCATGCCCATTTATAGATGAAGGTTTCAGCTGCCAAGCTAATGGAAGGATAAATCAAAGCTACATGAAATGGAGGTGGCAGCCTAAACACTGCAATATCCCAAG GTTTGATGCTAGGAGAATGCTTGAGATGCTGCGAGGAAAACGACTAGTGTTCGTCGGCGACTCCATTAATAGGAACCAATGGGAATCCATGATGTGCTTGCTGAGAACGGCAGTCTCAGAACCTGCAAGGATTCATGAAACTCGTGGCCGCAAGATTACTAAAGAGAAAGGAGATTACAACTTCAAGTTCTTG GACTACAATTGCAGTGTGGAGTATCATGTGACACATTTCTTGGTGCATGAAGGCAAGGCACGAATTGGCCAGAAGCGCACAAAGACACTACGGATTGATACTATTGATCGGAGCTCATCAAGATGGAGAGACGCTCATGTGCTTGTGTTCAACACTGCTCATTGGTGGTCGCATCACAAAACAAAAGCTGG AGTGAATTACTATCAAGAAGGGGATCACGTTCATCCCCATCTCGATGCCTCTACAGCTTTCCAAAGAGCACTAACCACATGGGCATCATGGATCGATCGCTACATCAATCCACGGAGAACTCAAGTGTTCTTCCGAAGCTCATCCCCATTTCATTTCAG TGGTGGAGAGTGGAACTCAGGGGGACACTGCAGAGAGAGCACGCTGCCACTTAATGACACCCGTGCACGGCCGGTACCTGAGAGAAACATGATCTTGGAACAAGTCGTGAAGCAAATGAAGACTCCTGTGACAATTCTGAACATTACCAATCTATCTGGGCTCAGGATAGATGGCCACCCATCTGTATATGGCCGGAAGGCAGTAGATTTAACAGCATCGAGAGTCCAGGATTGCAGCCATTGGTGCCTCCCTGGAGTCCCAGATACATGGAATGAGCTCTTGTTCTACCGTCTAGTGTCCTCACAAGAAAAGTATGTAACAAGTTAG